In Treponema denticola, one genomic interval encodes:
- a CDS encoding DUF1302 family protein, whose protein sequence is MKKYIFICMIFVFLHFAHAQDSFFDDSNFNDESANSETGQSLSSNFEFSGFAALGIRFYPHPDLKRAEAVPNFGINLKHSSSKTEIDSHFKFNMRTILEYPLDFIDECTMRAYLGDFVLSTGKMKLVWGRGDMLHVLDVFNANDFTDFTIPSYIDRRIGEPMIHLAYNAPISLRLEAAWTPLMTPDRVSLKGPWIPSQIEEAKQKLASTLFDGTLLDLFPSQKIENIMYTTIKDTLTAITSPPANITVNFPVLSDEEIDQISSQFNSLQKFVVKAILKSLSGKPITIDISGTLTEDKINEIAEKESKKYAKFIIEEFKTSLQKAGTIIQNFDLDPFIKIGMNSFLPDINQIKYGQYGLRLSGSLGPTDMACQYYFGHYKTPSIDVSAIVEKAMSGGNIRDCVYYDPIHIFGMDFGAAIFMFNFRSEAAYYMSYDFKGNNPAVHNNSIQWVLGFDVDIPLNNINLNIQNIGSYILGFKNVKENNKNGFIDMDWNKAEKASNNKLVVNISDSWLHENLTDSITIIWGIEHNDAVIMPKIKYRIKDEFYVEGTGAYIYAKDKKSEFASWKNNHFVQLSFEYHF, encoded by the coding sequence ATGAAAAAATATATATTTATTTGTATGATTTTTGTTTTTCTACATTTTGCCCACGCTCAAGACTCATTTTTTGATGATTCTAATTTCAACGATGAAAGTGCAAACTCGGAAACCGGACAAAGTTTATCGTCGAATTTTGAATTTTCAGGCTTTGCCGCTCTTGGAATAAGATTCTATCCTCACCCTGATTTAAAGCGGGCGGAAGCTGTTCCTAATTTCGGCATAAATTTAAAACACTCTTCTTCAAAAACGGAAATTGACTCTCATTTTAAATTCAATATGAGGACTATTTTAGAATATCCTCTTGATTTTATTGATGAGTGTACAATGAGAGCCTATCTTGGAGATTTTGTATTATCAACAGGAAAGATGAAATTGGTTTGGGGAAGGGGTGATATGCTCCATGTTTTGGATGTATTTAATGCTAACGATTTTACGGATTTTACTATTCCTTCTTATATTGACCGAAGAATAGGAGAGCCGATGATTCATCTAGCTTACAATGCTCCTATATCCTTGCGTCTTGAAGCTGCATGGACACCTCTTATGACCCCCGACCGTGTTTCCTTAAAAGGGCCTTGGATACCTTCTCAAATTGAGGAGGCAAAACAAAAACTCGCCAGTACCCTTTTTGACGGTACATTGCTAGATTTATTTCCATCACAAAAAATTGAAAATATAATGTATACAACCATAAAGGATACTTTAACTGCCATAACATCTCCTCCGGCTAATATAACGGTAAATTTTCCTGTATTGTCTGATGAGGAAATAGATCAAATTAGTTCACAATTTAATTCTCTTCAAAAATTTGTAGTAAAAGCAATATTAAAATCTTTAAGCGGCAAGCCTATTACTATCGATATTTCAGGAACATTAACCGAAGATAAAATAAATGAAATTGCAGAAAAAGAATCAAAAAAATATGCAAAATTTATTATTGAGGAATTTAAAACTTCCTTACAAAAAGCCGGCACAATAATCCAAAACTTTGATTTAGATCCTTTTATAAAAATCGGAATGAACTCTTTTCTTCCCGATATAAATCAGATAAAATACGGGCAGTACGGCTTACGGCTTTCAGGTTCTTTGGGGCCGACCGATATGGCTTGCCAATATTATTTTGGGCATTATAAAACTCCATCTATCGATGTTTCTGCAATAGTCGAAAAAGCTATGAGCGGCGGGAATATAAGAGATTGTGTTTATTACGATCCTATTCACATTTTTGGTATGGATTTCGGAGCTGCAATTTTTATGTTTAATTTTAGATCGGAAGCTGCATATTATATGAGCTATGATTTTAAGGGTAATAATCCTGCCGTTCATAATAACAGCATTCAGTGGGTTTTAGGTTTTGACGTAGATATTCCGCTCAATAACATAAACCTAAATATTCAAAATATAGGTTCTTATATTTTAGGTTTTAAAAATGTAAAAGAAAATAATAAAAACGGTTTTATAGACATGGATTGGAATAAAGCAGAAAAAGCTTCAAACAATAAGCTGGTTGTAAATATTTCGGACTCATGGCTCCACGAAAATTTGACCGATTCTATAACAATAATTTGGGGAATAGAACACAATGATGCAGTTATTATGCCCAAAATAAAATATAGGATAAAAGACGAATTTTATGTGGAGGGAACGGGGGCTTATATTTATGCAAAAGATAAAAAAA
- a CDS encoding outer membrane lipoprotein-sorting protein gives MNKSLLKKSVILFALTVLCISFAFAEDGKSIVQKSLDVKRPKFTHSALKMTLVDSKGNTEERMIEQWAKDPGDKTGAAVIVFKKPALIKDTRFLQIVNKERANDKWIYLPALRTVRRIAGAEGSKPFMGTDADYDDLETRKIDDDTHTLLGEETVDSYNCWKVESAAVDPKSSRYSKKITYIDKVTCIPVMAEMYDKKGALLKVLKVEKLEQKNGYWIPIKGNLTNVQTKHSTHLEILNIEIDKPINDKMFTQNFLNTGRL, from the coding sequence ATGAATAAGTCATTGTTAAAAAAATCGGTCATACTGTTTGCATTAACGGTATTATGTATCAGCTTTGCCTTTGCTGAAGACGGCAAAAGTATTGTTCAAAAATCACTCGATGTAAAACGGCCTAAGTTTACTCACTCTGCCTTAAAGATGACTCTTGTCGATTCTAAAGGAAATACTGAAGAACGGATGATAGAACAATGGGCAAAAGATCCCGGAGATAAAACAGGAGCTGCCGTTATCGTTTTTAAAAAGCCTGCTTTGATTAAGGATACAAGGTTTTTGCAAATAGTAAATAAAGAGAGGGCTAACGATAAGTGGATTTATCTTCCAGCTCTTAGAACTGTCCGCCGTATTGCGGGGGCAGAGGGTTCAAAACCATTTATGGGAACTGATGCCGATTATGATGATCTTGAAACAAGAAAAATAGATGATGATACTCATACTCTGCTCGGTGAAGAAACAGTTGATTCTTACAATTGCTGGAAAGTCGAATCTGCGGCAGTAGATCCGAAAAGCAGCCGCTATTCAAAAAAAATTACCTACATCGACAAGGTCACTTGTATTCCGGTAATGGCCGAAATGTATGACAAAAAAGGTGCGTTGCTCAAAGTATTGAAGGTAGAAAAACTTGAACAAAAGAACGGATATTGGATTCCTATAAAAGGAAATTTAACGAATGTTCAAACCAAACATTCTACCCATCTTGAAATCCTAAATATAGAAATAGATAAACCGATTAATGATAAAATGTTCACGCAGAATTTTTTAAATACGGGAAGATTATAA
- a CDS encoding efflux RND transporter permease subunit, translating into MNKTKLSFIILTIVLGVTVFFAFMLPNIIMDNELRHFFPEEHDSYKRFNRLTEDFGDQYIMDVVIETKEETILHKETIGIIAQITEDLENLDNIVNVKSITNVDFITDDQGTLSTGALIPESFNGTKSEIDDLQKRILEWPKAYIGTVLSSDFKGVQIIATLNSDSTPPEVSRIYNDTLNIIETNLSKDKSLNYKIAGDPVLGEYGKIFMYADLKNLIPLITVVVLLCLFFSFKNIEGTLLPLLTVLISTIWTAGIMSIIGEPLTIVSSCLPVLLIAVGSAYGIHIINYYYQKLEKEPLITSVSRHQELIMQTLKSARPPVLLAGITTIAGFVSTITSPIKPLKSFAIFSAVGIVIALSLAFLFIPSVLMLKSVKQIQKQQKRMSLINVKKNARLAALGVNKKGAVLDRFYSYFNKRQAVFIIGLLVIIGISIWGIFNLNIESAFLEYFPKNSKIRSDVVSIDNTYVGTTGFSLVVTGREKGDMCNPEILKSMEDLENFLKSNHPEIGSIVSFTEFIKRMNQVMNAHPIEPHTYNANEEGSDIVDSFFDDEDTLESDSYSETDTIASGTVSVLKDNLNREETIELFVSAYAKAYASSNSRELGVSEFIEALKREINYRGAAYYEIPEDIEKYSVSQKEELKNIISQYLLLYSGALDSLLDETLEPKKSRMQIIMRTHDTGKIKNVIQDAEYFASTHFPQGYTLEAAGLGELETAMTSMIISSQVSSLVLAVGIVFCILSLFYRSFIAGLIGAIPLGISILLNFGIMSLTGINLDMVTSLVAAIAIGIGIDYTVHFMNNYHNERIISEDLTQVTLKTLRHSGKGIAVNAFSVGCGFLVMCFSKFVVLRFVGFLVAVVMFTSSVAALTILPVVLNIFKPSFMAKPHKNIFAQKPKGETNE; encoded by the coding sequence ATGAATAAAACAAAATTGAGCTTTATTATTTTAACAATTGTTTTAGGTGTAACTGTATTTTTTGCTTTTATGCTTCCGAATATAATTATGGATAATGAATTGCGTCATTTTTTTCCTGAAGAACATGATTCGTACAAACGCTTTAACCGATTAACTGAAGATTTCGGCGATCAATATATAATGGATGTTGTAATAGAAACAAAAGAAGAAACTATCCTTCATAAAGAAACTATTGGGATAATTGCACAAATTACCGAAGACTTGGAAAATCTTGACAATATTGTAAATGTAAAGTCGATAACAAATGTTGATTTTATTACCGATGATCAAGGAACTCTTTCGACAGGGGCATTAATCCCCGAAAGTTTTAATGGAACAAAGAGTGAAATAGATGATCTACAGAAAAGAATTTTAGAATGGCCTAAGGCATATATCGGTACCGTTCTGTCTTCAGATTTTAAAGGCGTACAAATAATTGCAACCTTAAACTCAGACTCAACTCCGCCGGAAGTAAGCCGTATTTACAATGATACCTTAAACATAATTGAAACAAATTTGAGTAAGGATAAAAGTTTAAACTACAAAATTGCAGGAGATCCGGTATTAGGTGAATATGGAAAAATATTTATGTATGCAGATTTAAAAAATCTAATTCCATTAATAACGGTTGTCGTTTTGCTTTGCCTTTTTTTCTCCTTTAAAAATATAGAAGGAACTCTTCTCCCCCTATTGACGGTTTTAATAAGTACGATTTGGACAGCCGGCATTATGTCAATCATAGGAGAACCTCTTACGATAGTTTCAAGTTGTCTTCCGGTCTTGCTTATCGCTGTAGGTTCTGCTTACGGGATACACATAATAAATTATTATTACCAAAAATTGGAAAAGGAACCTCTTATTACAAGTGTAAGCCGCCACCAGGAACTTATAATGCAGACACTTAAAAGTGCCCGTCCGCCTGTTTTACTTGCAGGCATCACAACAATTGCAGGATTTGTTTCTACAATAACAAGTCCTATAAAACCCTTGAAATCTTTTGCGATCTTTAGTGCGGTAGGTATTGTCATCGCTCTTTCCTTAGCTTTTTTATTTATACCCTCTGTTTTAATGCTAAAATCGGTCAAACAAATACAAAAACAGCAAAAAAGAATGAGCCTCATAAATGTTAAAAAGAATGCGCGCCTTGCAGCTCTGGGTGTAAATAAAAAAGGAGCTGTTCTCGACAGATTTTATTCCTATTTTAATAAAAGACAGGCTGTTTTCATTATCGGTCTTTTAGTCATAATAGGAATTTCAATTTGGGGAATTTTTAATCTTAATATTGAGTCGGCATTTTTGGAATATTTTCCTAAAAATTCAAAGATACGCAGTGATGTAGTTTCTATCGATAATACGTATGTAGGAACTACAGGTTTTAGCTTGGTTGTAACAGGACGTGAAAAAGGAGATATGTGCAATCCTGAAATTTTGAAGAGCATGGAAGATCTTGAAAATTTTTTAAAATCAAATCATCCCGAAATAGGCAGCATTGTTTCTTTTACCGAATTTATAAAACGCATGAATCAGGTTATGAATGCTCATCCTATAGAACCTCATACTTATAATGCGAATGAAGAAGGCTCCGATATCGTTGACAGTTTTTTCGATGATGAAGATACTCTTGAAAGTGATTCATACTCTGAAACCGATACAATTGCTTCCGGTACGGTTTCGGTATTAAAAGATAACTTAAATCGGGAAGAAACTATAGAGCTCTTCGTTTCAGCTTACGCTAAAGCTTATGCTTCTTCTAATTCAAGAGAACTCGGTGTATCCGAATTTATTGAAGCCTTAAAGCGTGAGATTAACTATAGGGGAGCGGCTTATTATGAAATACCCGAAGATATCGAAAAATATTCTGTTTCACAAAAAGAAGAATTAAAAAATATTATTTCGCAGTATTTGCTTTTATATTCAGGGGCTCTTGATTCTCTTTTAGATGAAACTCTTGAACCTAAGAAAAGCAGAATGCAGATTATAATGCGGACTCATGATACGGGGAAAATTAAAAATGTTATTCAGGATGCAGAATATTTTGCAAGTACACATTTTCCTCAAGGCTATACTTTAGAAGCTGCCGGTTTGGGAGAGTTGGAAACAGCTATGACTTCTATGATAATTTCAAGTCAAGTATCAAGTTTGGTTTTGGCTGTTGGTATAGTGTTTTGTATTTTATCTCTCTTTTACCGATCTTTTATTGCGGGTCTAATCGGGGCTATTCCTCTCGGTATTTCCATCTTACTTAATTTCGGCATTATGAGTTTAACGGGAATAAACCTTGATATGGTAACAAGTTTGGTTGCGGCTATTGCAATAGGAATCGGAATAGATTACACGGTTCACTTTATGAATAATTATCATAATGAAAGAATAATAAGTGAAGACTTAACACAGGTTACATTAAAAACTCTCCGCCATTCAGGAAAAGGAATTGCTGTAAACGCTTTTTCGGTCGGATGCGGTTTTTTGGTAATGTGTTTTTCTAAATTCGTAGTCCTCAGGTTTGTAGGTTTTTTGGTAGCGGTAGTAATGTTCACAAGCTCCGTTGCTGCATTGACCATATTACCTGTCGTATTAAATATTTTTAAACCATCATTTATGGCTAAACCGCATAAAAATATTTTTGCGCAAAAGCCGAAAGGAGAAACAAATGAATAA